The proteins below come from a single Chitinophaga pinensis DSM 2588 genomic window:
- a CDS encoding multiprotein-bridging factor 1 family protein, whose protein sequence is MSKIFEDAMNALPAYGLERAAMSLDVVDRIDAIPERKGMSHRELAEALGKSESEISKWMRGTHNFTFETIAKINLALGVKVL, encoded by the coding sequence ATGAGTAAAATTTTCGAAGACGCAATGAATGCACTGCCCGCGTATGGGCTGGAAAGGGCTGCAATGAGCCTCGATGTAGTTGATCGTATCGATGCGATCCCGGAGAGGAAAGGCATGTCGCACCGGGAGCTGGCGGAGGCACTGGGTAAGTCGGAGTCAGAGATCAGCAAATGGATGCGGGGTACGCATAATTTTACATTTGAAACGATTGCAAAGATCAATCTGGCACTCGGTGTAAAAGTATTATGA